The nucleotide window GGCATCTATGAACGGGCCGTCAACCTGCAACGCCAGGGAGACTGGGCCGGCTATGGCGAGGAGTTGCGCAGACTGGAACAGGTCCTGAAGCGCATGGTACAATAATTCCCGAAACCGCGATCCTCCGGCACTCCGCTGTCAGGGGGATCGCGAACTCGGAACCGTTACGGAGCGAGGCATGTCCAACCAAACACTCATGTGGCTGGCCTTCAACATTTTGGTGGTGATCATGCTGGCCATCGATCTGGGCCTCAACCGGAAAAGCCACGAAGTTTCCTTCCGCGAGTCGCTCGTCTGGAGCGGGATCTGGATTTCGTTGGCCCTGCTCTTCAACGCCGGCATATACCACTACCTGGGACATACCAAAGGGTTGGAATTCCTGGCCGGTTACCTGATCGAAAAGTCGCTCTCGGTGGACAACCTGTTCGTCTTCATCATGATCTTCTCCTACTTCAATGTCGCTCGGCTGCACCAGCCGAAGATACTGAAATGGGGCATCATCGGCGCGCTGGTAATGCGGGCGATCTTCATCTTCGCCGGAATCGAACTGCTGGAAACCTTTCACTGGATGATCTACGTCTTTGGCGGGATACTGGTCTTTACCGGCATCAGAATGGCCTTTTCCGGCGACGGAGAGCAGGTCGATCCGGAAAAGAACCCGCTGGTGAAACTGGTCAGAAGGTTCGTATCGGTCACGAAAAAGGGGCACGGCGACCGTTTCTTCATCAAAAAATGCGGCGTGCGGGCAGTCACGCCGCTGTTCCTGACCCTGGTGATGGTGGAATCGAGCGACGTGATCTTCGCCCTGGATTCGATTCCTGCCGTTTTCGCCGTCACCAGGGACCCTTTCATCGTCTATACCTCCAACGTCTTCGCCATCATGGGGCTCAGGGCGCTCTACTTTCTCCTCTCCAACATGATCGGTATGTTCGCTCACCTGAAGCTGGGCATCTCTTTTATTCTGGCTTTTGTGGGGGTCAAGATGCTGCTGGCGGACACACGTTTCGAGATTCCGATCCACTTCTCGCTGGGGGTGATATTCGGCGTACTCACCGTTTCCATCATCTCCTCGATCATTGCCGCTCGCCTGCGCAAACAACCCTGATCCCCCTGCCCGTACCCGGCAAAAACCCGCACGTTTCTCTTCCCCCCTGCCCGTGCCCTCCCCTGCCTTGCCATACGCCTCAAAAATTTAGCCGGGTTTTAATTACTATCCTCTTGCATCCCGGGAGCGCCTGGTATAGGTTTTGCCAATGTTCCCGCCTCGTCTCAGTCTTTCGAAAACAGATCGGCGCCTCTCGCTCTGCATGTCGAGCCTGATCGTTCTCCTGCTCTGCGGAATCGTAGCGCAGGGCGTTCCGGTGCGCGGCGGCTTGAAACAGGCGGACTGCGCCGTATCCAAAACCCTGAAGGCCCCTGTTCTTACGACTGCCACCCACTATGCCCCCTTTGTCGTTCCCAGCCATCCGGCATACGAGTTCGAGCCTCCCACTCCATCTTTTGCAGCCTTCCACTATGAAACCCGTACGCCAATCTCCCCTTCCCGTTCGAAATATCCCGGCAGAGCGCCGCCGGCCCTGTTCCGGCACGATGTCATTTCTGCATAATATCGGCATGCAGGGAGAATATGCCCGAAGAGAGGCCATCCGGCACGCAAGGCTGCCATCAGGCATATAAGGGGTATAATGACTTCACCGGCAAAACACACGACCGAGCCGGCAATGCCGCCGTTCTCTCCATAATTCATTCAACAAGCGCGGAAAGGGGTTGAGCATGGGATGTCGAGGCCTTTTTAAGCCGATCGTATTTTTATCATTTCTCCTGATGGTGCTGTGGGGTACTCCTCTGCCCGGGTGGACGGCAACCGCTCCGCTCAGGCTGCCCAAGGGGCAGACCGTCTATGTGCCGGTCTACTCCAATGTCTTCACCGGTCCCAGAAAGCTCCCCTTTCAACTGGCAGCGACCCTGAGCATCCGCAATACCGACCCCTCGGCCTCCTTCCGGGTCACCACGATCGATTACTACGACACCAGCGGCAAGCTGGTCCGCAGCAATCTCGAAAAGCCGGTTACCCTGGGCCCGTTGGCATCCACCTTTGTGCACATCGAGGAAAAGGACAACAGCGGAGGATTCGGGGCCAACTTCATCGTCAGGTGGAGTGCCGACAGGGCGATCAACGCCCCGATCATCGAGTGCGTTATGATCGGAGCCACCTCAGGCCAGGGAATTTCCTTTGTCACTTCGGGCCAGGAGATAAAGGAGTAACCTGCATCAACGCAGCACGAAAACCGGCAACTGTAGAATGGCCTTGTCCCTCACTTTCCGGGCCTTTCGCAGGACTTCGACCCTATACAGAAACCAAACCGCCATCGACACGGCAGTGGACTGTGAACCGTTCGCGGCGGCTACAAGGAACCCGGTATGCACGAACTTGAACTCATCATGACAATAACGGGCGGTTTTACGGCAGCGCTGCTCTTCGGCTACCTGACCCATCGCCTCGGCATGTCCTCCATAGTCGGCTACCTGCTGGCCGGCATTGCTGTCGGAGCACATACCCCCGGTTTTGTGGCCAATCGCGCCATGGCCGAACAGTTCGCCGAAATCGGCGTCATCCTGCTCATGTTCGGCGTCGGCCTGCAGTTCCACGCCAAGGAACTGTTGGATGTGCGACGGGTGGCTGTCCCGGGGGCCGTGTGCCAGAGCGCCGTAGCCACTCTGCTGAGCTGCCTGATGGCGCACTGGCTAGGATGGAGCTGGTCAGCCGGCATCGTCTTCGGCTTTGCGGTATCGGTCGCCAGCACGGTGGTGCTGCTGCGCGTGCTGGTGGACAACAACGTGCTTCATACTCCCACCGGCCACATCGCCATTGGCTGGCTGGTGGTCGAGGACATCTTCACGGTCTTCCTGCTGGTGATCCTTCCGGTACTCTTCGGCGCGGGTGCAGCCGGCGCCGGCAACCTTCCCGCCGCCGTGGCCATCTCACTGGTCAAGATCGCCCTGCTGGTCGCGCTGACGTTCTTTGCCGGCGGCCGCCTGATCCCCTGGCTTCTGGAAAAGGTGGCCGCCACCCATTCCAAGGAACTTTTCACCCTGACGGTCCTGGTTCTGGCCCTGGGGATTGCGGTGGGGTCCGCGAAGGTATTCGGCGTGTCCATGGCTTTAGGGGCCTTTCTGGCCGGCATGGTGGTGCGGCAATCGGATTTCAGCTTCCGGGCCGCGACCGAGGCCCTGCCGATGCGGGACGCCTTTGCGGTGCTGTTCTTCGTTTCGGTGGGGATGCTGTTCAATCCGGCTCACCTGGTGAACGAACCGGTCCTCGTATCTGCCACCGTGGTAATCATCCTGGTGGGGAAACCGCTGGCAGCGCTGGCAATTGTCCTGGCACTCGGCTATGCGCCGCACGTCGCCCTCTCCATTGCGGTGGCCCTGGCCCAGATCGGAGAGTTTTCGTTCATTCTGGCCACTGTGGGAAGGGAACTGGGAGTCCTGGGTGAGACCGCAGCCAATACGCTGGTGGCTGCATCGATCATCTCCATCGGCCTCAATCCGCTGCTGTACCGCCTGATCGCCCCCCTGGAGAATCGGCTCAAACATACCGGTTTCTGGCAGATGCTGGAGAGGCGGTCTAAACAGGGAGCCTCGCCGGATCAGATCAAGGTGGGTAACATGCCGGTGTCCCAAAATCGTGCGGTGGTGGTGGGATACGGGCCCACCGGCAGGATGCTGGTGCGCCTGCTGGGCGAAAACGGGATCGAGCCGGTGGTGGTCGAATTGAATCTGGCTACCTTTCGCCAGCTCCAGGCCGAAGGAATGGCGTCCATCTACGGCGACGCCACACTTCAGGAGACTCTGCAAGCTGCCGGGGTCGGGAGTGCCGCTTTTCTGATTCTCACCTCAGCCGGGATGCAGGGGGGCGATGAGGTGATCCGCGTATCGCGGAGTCTCAACCCCAGGCTGCGCATCATCGCACGCTCGGCCTACCTGAGGGATATTCCGGCCCTGTGCCAGGCCGGAGCCGACGCGGTTTTCTCCGGCGAGGGCGAAATTGCTCTCAACATGACCGAGCACATGCTGCGCAGGCTCGGTGCCACCGACGAACAGATCGACCGGGAACGGGGGCGGGTCAGGGCAGAGCTGTCGGGGATGTCCGCAACAGGTACATAAACTCTACGAGGGATATACATGCCATACGCAGCACTGCAGGATGTCGAAATTCTTTTCGGATTGGCCCTGATAACGGTAGTCCTGTTCCGGTACCTGAAATTTCCCACCATCATCGGCTTCCTGGCCACCGGTATACTGGCCGGACCGCACTCGATGGCCTTCATCAAAGACACCCATCAGGTCGAGCAGATGGCGGAGATCGGGGTCGTCCTGCTGCTGTTCACCATCGGCATCGAACTTTCCCTGAAGGAACTGATGCGCATCAAGCACCTGGTACTGTGGGGGGGCGGGCTGCAGGTGCTGATCACGATCCTGGCGGTGGCGGCCATCGGTACGGCGTTCGGTTTTTCCGGCCCTCAGTCTACCTTTTTCGGCTTCCTGGTGGCGCTCTCCAGCACCGCCATCCTGATGAAACTGCTGATCGATGCCGGCCAGTCCGATACTCCGCACGGCAAAATGTCCATGGGGATCCTGATCTTCCAGGACCTGTGCATCGTGCCGCTGATGCTGCTGACCCCTTCGCTGGCAGGCAACGGCCAGGGGCTGCAGGGCATCCTGATCATCAGCGCCAAGGCAGGGGCTGTTGTTCTCACGGCCCACTACAGCGCCCGTTTCCTGGTGCCGTGGATCTTCAAGCAGGTCGTCAGGACCAGAAGCCGTGAACTCTTTATCCTGACCATCATCGTCATTGGTCTGGGCACGGCCTGGCTGACGGCCCTGGCAGGCCTTTCGCTGGCAATGGGCGCGTTTATCGCCGGCCTGGCGATCTCCGAATCCGAGTACAGCCATCAGGCCTTGAGCGACATAATCCCCTTCCGGGAGGCCTTTATCAGCCTCTTTTTCATCACGGTTGGGATGCTGCTGGACCCGGCCATTGTTGTCAGATATCCGCTGCTGATCCTCTCCCTGGTGGTGACCATCCTGCTGGTCAAAACGCTCATCACCACCGGGGCCGCCATGGCACTGGGTGTGCCGATGCGGATCGCCGTCATCGCAGCACTCTCCCTGGCTCAGATCGGTGAATTTTCGTTCGTATTGTCCCAGGCCGGCGTCAAGTTCGGCCTGCTGACACCGGAGCTGTACCAGATCTTCCTGGCCGCCTCCATCGCCACCATGGGACTGACGCCGGTCTGCCTCAAAATCGCCCCCCACCTGGCCAACGGATTAGTCGCCCTGCTGCCGCACCGTCTGACGCGCGGCAGAGGAGTGCTGTCCAATCACGTCAAGCCATCGATCCTGAGCGATCATGTCATCATTGTCGGTTACGGCGTAAACGGCAAAAATCTGGCGCGGGTACTGAAAAATCTCGACATCCGGCACATCATCGTCGAAACGAATCCCTTCACGGTCAAGAAAGAGGGCAGAAAAGGAAAGATGATCATCTTCGGGGATGCCTCCAAGCAGGAGGTGCTGGAACATGCCCGCATCGAAACGGCACGCGCGATGGTGATAGCGATTTCCGACGCCGCTGCCAGCAGAAGGGTCGCGGCCCTGGCGCGGCAACAGAATCCCACGCTCCACATCATCGTCAGGACCCGCTACATCCTGGAGGTGGAACCGCTGTACAAGCTGGGGGTCAACGAAGTCATCCCCGAGGAATTCGAGACGTCGATCGAGATCCTCTCCCGGGTGCTGCGGAATTATCTCGTGCCCCACGACGAGATCGAACGCTGCGTCAGCGACGTGCGCAGCGATGGGTACGAGATGCTGCGCTCCATCAGCCGGCGGCACAGCCATGCCGTGGGCATCAGCGGTTTTCTGTCGGGCGCCGAGATCGCCTCCTTCCGGTTGAAGCATGGTTCCATCCTGGAAGGTAAGCCCCTGCGGGAAGGCACCATCAGAAGCCTGTCCGGGGCAACCGTACTGGTGATCAAGCGGGATTCCGAGGTCGTGCCAAACCCCGATCCGGTCTGGGAACTGCGCAAAGACGACCTGCTCCTGCTGCTGGGAACGCCCCAGCAGCTCGCGGTGGCCAGGGGGCTGTTCGAGGCCTGAAGCCAGCTGGCGTTGCATCGGACTGTTATGTTTAAATCTAATGTAATACTATCCTTGAGGGGGTTACATGAAGTCATATCAGGCAGGAACAGTATTTGCTCTGTTAGCTGCATTGTGGAATGCTTCGGTGGGAATCCTCAGCAAGGATATTTTTCAATACGACATCCCCCCGGTCTCGGTGGCCTTCTATAAATGCTTGCTTGCCTTGCTTGTCCTCTCGGTGCTGATTGTATGTGACAGGAACAAGCTGAATCAGGTTGCCCAGCTCGCCAAAAGCTTACCCCAAATTATTGCCTGTTCTTTTTGCGGAATATTCGTCCTCTACTTCTTTGAGACAAAAGCATACGAATTCACCACTGTATCGATGGTGGTATTCGTATTGCTCGGCACCTCGGCGGTGACTTCATTCGCATTCAGTTCCTATCTCCTCAAAGAAGGCAAAAACCTGCATCAGATTGCCGGTCTCTGCATCGCACTGATGGGCCTGGGAATAATGTATTGGTCCAACCTTCAGCAGGGACATCCGCAGGGGATCGTGCTCGCAGGTATCGCAGGCGGTGGATACGGACTATTTCTCGTTCTGGTGAAAAAATTCAACTTTGATGCAACAATAGCTCTGCTCTGGTGGTTATTGGCATTCGGCTGCCTGTTCCTGCTTGGACCGTTCCTGGCGTCTGGCCCTACGCTTCCCGCGTTACGCATGTATCCGAGCCTTCTGGTTCTCGCATTGCTGCCGACCATAGGAGGGTTTTACTGCACTACAAAAGCCCTTACACTTTTGGATGCCAGTAAGGTCCAAGTGATCGAACTGTCCGAACCCCTGTTCGCCTCGTTACTTGCGTTCATTTTTCTTCGCGAGGTTTTGCAGGTGAATGAAGCAACAGGGGGAATACTGATCCTGTTCGCGATTTATATCTCTAACAGATCATTCGAGTATGTCATCGCTAGGGAGAATGGGATAGCCCCTCTCAGGGATGACTCCAACGGATGAGCTTTACTCTTCGTTCAAATCACGACTATGGCTGTGTTAGCGGTTTATTGCCAGTTCGGTGTTTGCCCCCTCCCGCCTCCTCTTACTTTAAGCGTTGCACATATCAATGGTCGGGTTTGCAGAATGTGATTTACTCGGTACCTTCTCACCATGGCTAGAAAACCCAGAATTCATTATCCCGGAGCCTGTTACCACGTGATTCTGCGTGGCAACGCCCGACAGGACATCTTCTTCGAGGACGGGGATCGCTTCCGCTTCTACCTCCTCATGCAGGAAGGAGTGGAACGTTATCAGTATCGAGTGCATGCCTTCTGTCTCATGTCCAACCACATCCATCTTCTGGTTCAAGTGTCAGATGTCCCTCTGTCACGTATCATGCAAAACCTCTCTTTCCGCTATACCCGCTGGGCCAACTGGCGACAGGGGAAATCAGGCCATCTCTTCCAGGGGCGATTCAAAGCAGTTCTGGTGGATGCGGATGCGTACCTGGCCGAGCTGGTGCGCTACCTGCACCTGAATCCCGTGCGAGTCGGGATTGCCGTCGATCCGCTTGCGTATCCCTGGAGCAGCCATCACGCTTACTGCGGAAAGGAGACGATACCGTGGCTCTGTACCGACTTCGTGCTGCACGGTTTCGACAAGCATTCCGACACGGCCCGGAAAAGATTCGGTGGATTCGTTCTCGATGGCCTGGCCGGGGGGCACCGTCCCGAGTTCCATGGTCACGGGAGTGCCGACAGCCGTCTGTTGGGTGACGAGTCATTTGCGGAACGGGTGCTGAATGACAATGATGGGATTCCACCGGGCAGGATGGGTATCAGGGAACTGGTGTCGTCGGCCTGCCGGCACTATGGCGTCGATGAGGATGCGTTGGGGGAGAGAACTCACCGTGCCTCGCGCCTGCGGGCGATGATTGCATGGCTGGCACTGGACACGGAGGGATGTACGTTGACGGAAGTTGCCAGCCTGACAGGACGTGACCTTTCCACATTGAGCAGCGCAGTGCGAAAACTCAGGGCAAAGGCGATTACGGATTCAAGTCTACTCGAAAAGCGCAGGGCGATTATGGAAACAAGGACGCACGTCTTACCCCGAAGTCCGACCTTCGAAGTGTGACTCCCGCCGTTCAAATGTTCCCCTGCCTCAATGAAAGAAATCAAGGAGCTCAGGAAACCAACCGAGGCAACCATCACTCAATCAAAATCAACGGGGTCAGGCTTGCATTATTTGATTTATCTGGTAGCTTTCACTACCATATCCACGCATCTTGGAGGATTAGCGAGTCGCCTGCATCGTCCGCTCCAGCGAAACACTTGGTACGTTGCTTCAGAAGTCAGTTTTATCACTAAAATCCTCGGGCTTCTTGTAATCCTCGTGCGTCAATCGGTTCGTCGATGGTGGCAATCGGCCCCTCCCATTCAGGTTTCAACCGTTTTGGCTATTTGAACAAGTCGATCTCAAAACTTCATATGAATTAATGGAAATATGACCACTCATCCGTTCTCCGATCTACCGTCCCATTTCCAATACATCCTCAAACATCGGCCATTCCGTTATGCCATAGCGGCGCTCCTCGTAGGGGCGGCCTATATGACAAGACTAAACTACTTTTACTGGTTCGGCCATCGTGCCCCCTTTGTCACATTCTATCCCGCCGTCTTGCTGGCCGCCTGGTACGGCGGTCTCCTCCCCGGAATTCTTGCGACAGTTCTGTCGGCCGCCATTGCCATTTATTATGTCATACCTCCCGTTCACAGCCTGTGGCTCCATGATCAGGTTGACATTGTCCTTCTGACAGTTTTCATCGTATTCTGCGGACTGGTCTCTGGATCAATGGAACTGATGAAGCGATACCGGCAGAGGGTTGACGAGCGAACGGCTGAGCTCGCCCGCGCGGTGGATTCGCTGCGGGAAGAATCAGCCGAGCGGGCTCTCGCGCTGGAGGAATTGCGGGAGAAGGACCGACTGATCATACAACAGAGCCGCCTGGCGGCGATGGGGGAGATGATCAGCTACATCGCCCATCAGTGGCGGCAGCCATTGAACAACCTTGGACTGCTGGTCCAGCAATTGAAGGTCTACAACGACATGAGCAACCTGCATGAGCTGGACATCGGTGAAAATGTGGCAAAAGCGATGCAGGTCATCCAACACATGTCAAGAACGATCCGTGACTTCAGCGACTTCTTCAAGCCCGAAAAATCCAGGACAGATTTCAATGTGAGCGAGGCGATCCGGAAAACGGTAGGTCTGTTGGAGGCCGGGCTGGCAAGCCAGAATGTAACCATCCACATACGGGAAAATGGGCAGATGCCCTACTGTAATGGATATGAAAACGAATATGCCCAGGTGATACTGGTTATTCTGCAGAATGCCAAGGACATATGCGCAGAGCGCAGGATAAAGGATCCGACCATCACAATCTCCATCGCAGCGGTGAACGGGCGCTCAGCAGTAACCATTTCGGATAATGCCGGCGGCATTCCTGCAGCTATCATTGACCATGTCTTTGAGCCTTACTTCACGACAAAGGGGCCGGCCCATGGCACAGGACTGGGCTTGTTCATGGCAAAGACGATAATCGAAAAAAACATGGGCGGGTCCCTCACAGTACATAATGTCGAGGGGGGCGCGGAATTCAGGATTGAAGTGTAGCCGCACATTCACCTTGGAGCAGGGTGTCGCCTGATTCCGGTAAAAACTTCGGGCAGGGGCGATTACGGATTCACAGGCATTGTACGGCGTAATTGGATACAAGCCGCCGTACCGCTTGCTCAGCGGACCTCAGTGCCCGATCTTCTTGGTCTTCAGGCCGCACAGAGGGCAGCGCTTCTCCGCCACAGGGCGCCGGCACGTCTCGCACCAGTATCCGCAGGACTGATCGGTTTCGCAGCACGGGCACGGCTCACCGCTTTTGTCCCTGCCGCCGGCACACGGTTTATCCGTCATAGGAAATTCCCCTTCCATCCTGTCTGCCCGGTCAGTTTCGAGCAACAGGCCTTTCTTTAAGTGTATCAAAGGGCCGGGGAGTCCGGCAATGCCCTGCGGAGCGACTGCCGCAGACTCATGCCGGATACCTCGTGCCTGCCCTTCCTCCCTTCTGTTCACAAGTTTCCATTCCTTGCTATAATCTATAACGCGTAGAGATCAGCTTCGATCTTTCCTCGTAATCCTGTTCATTCCTGTGTTTATGCTCCAGCGGCGGCGCGCCTGCTGCTTCAGGTTGAAAGGATCCTCCCCATGAAACCCTTCGAGATACGCGACTGTGCGCTGCTGACCCGTATGAGCGGCCTTTCGGCGGCTGTGAACCTGAGAGAACTGCGTGACCGGCTCGCCATCTGTAACCCGAATGTCATCTACCATCACTTTTGTGAAACGCCCATGACCCCCACCTTCGACAACCCCGATTACCGCAACGACTTTGCCGTGTGGGTGAAACTGCACCTGGGGGATCGGGTGCTGGCCGAACGCCTCGGCATCCTGGATCCCTATCGCTTTCCCGATCTGGAGGACCTGCGGGCGGTAACAATCGACCTGATCGACGAGCGCCTGAGCGAGCTGTGGTACGTGCCTACCGCCCCCAATGGAGCGGAATTCCACTTTACCGAAGCCACCACCGTGGTGTTCGACACCGGGCGCAGGATCGAGCATCCGCGCGAGCTGGCAACGGCCATCAGGGGCATGACCAACAGCAGCATCTTCTTCCACTATCTCGAGGCACAGCGCCGGGAACCGCCGGGGATGGACGACTTTTCCTCATGGCTGCTCGAGTTCGGCGCAGAGTACGAGAAAGACATCATGGCGCTCTGTTCCATCGACTTCACCTTCTTCACCCTCTCCGAACTGAAAAGCGAGCTGGTCGGCCTGCTGTCGGCACGAGGAGAAACCCCATGACCCGCTATCTCGAAGCATACGAAGGCATCGTCGGAGCGCCGGTGATCAATCGTCTCAGGCAGCTGGGCAAGGGGCTGGCCGGGAAGCGGGTGGTACATGTCAACTCCACGCGCGAGGGGGGTGGGGTAGCCGAGATTCTGGACTGGATGGTCCCGCTGATGTGCGACATGGGAATCGATGCCCGCTGGGAAGTGATTCAGGGCACGGGCGCCTTTTTCAACGTCACCAAATCGATTCACAACGGCCTCCAGGGCTATCCGGCCGCCATAACACCGGCGGGATGGGAAACCTTTCTGGGGGTCAACAGGCAGAATCATGCACTGCTGGGAGAACTCCTCGAAGAGGCCGACATCGTGGTGATCCACGATCCGCAGCCCGCCCCCCTGCTGAAACTGTGCGAAAAGCGCAAGGGAAAATGGATCTGGCGCGGCCACATCGACATCAGCCATCCCTATCGTCCGGTCTGGAAGGAATTGAAGCCTTTCCTGGAAAGCTACGATGCCAGCATCTTTTCGATGAACGATTTCGCTCATCCGCTACCCCATCCCCAGTTCATCGTCCCCCCCAGCATTGATCCGCTTAGCGACAAGAATTGCGACCTGCCGTTCAGCGAACTGGAAGAGGTCCGGGCCCGTTTCGGACTTGACCCCAACCGCCCGCTGGTCACGCAGATCTCGCGTTTCGACCGTTTCAAAGATCCCGTCGGTGTAATCGAGGCCTACAACCTGGTGCGCAAGATCATCCCCCTGCAACTGGTGCTGGCCGGCGGAGGCGCTACGGACGATCCGGAGGGAAAGGCCGTGCTGGACGAAGTAACCGAGGCAGCGGCCAACGATCCAGACATCCACATCCTGCTACTCCCTCCCGATGCCCATCGCACCATTAACGCCCTGCAGCGCCTGGCGGACATTGTCATCCAGAAATCGACCAAGGAGGGCTTCGGTCTGACTGTCACCGAAGGGCTCTGGAAGGGCAAACCGGTGATCGGGGGCGATGTGGGGGGCATCCGCCGCCAGGTGGTCAACTACCACACCGGTTTTCTGGTCAACACGCCGGAAGGGGCGGCCCATCGCATCAGGTTCCTGTTGCATCATGCCGAACTCAGAAAAGAGATCGGCGTAAAGGCCAAGGAGTTCATCCGGGAAAACTTTCTGCTGACCAGACAGTTGCAGGAGTATCTGACCCTTTTCCACGAAGCGCTGCGCGGCAGCGACGAACGCCGGTTCTACGTGTGAAAAAACCCAGGTTGAGGTTGAGAAACGTCCTTAACCTCAGCTTCGACCTTT belongs to Geobacter sp. SVR and includes:
- a CDS encoding DUF3124 domain-containing protein, with translation MGCRGLFKPIVFLSFLLMVLWGTPLPGWTATAPLRLPKGQTVYVPVYSNVFTGPRKLPFQLAATLSIRNTDPSASFRVTTIDYYDTSGKLVRSNLEKPVTLGPLASTFVHIEEKDNSGGFGANFIVRWSADRAINAPIIECVMIGATSGQGISFVTSGQEIKE
- a CDS encoding DUF5752 family protein, with the protein product MKPFEIRDCALLTRMSGLSAAVNLRELRDRLAICNPNVIYHHFCETPMTPTFDNPDYRNDFAVWVKLHLGDRVLAERLGILDPYRFPDLEDLRAVTIDLIDERLSELWYVPTAPNGAEFHFTEATTVVFDTGRRIEHPRELATAIRGMTNSSIFFHYLEAQRREPPGMDDFSSWLLEFGAEYEKDIMALCSIDFTFFTLSELKSELVGLLSARGETP
- a CDS encoding sensor histidine kinase, whose amino-acid sequence is MTTHPFSDLPSHFQYILKHRPFRYAIAALLVGAAYMTRLNYFYWFGHRAPFVTFYPAVLLAAWYGGLLPGILATVLSAAIAIYYVIPPVHSLWLHDQVDIVLLTVFIVFCGLVSGSMELMKRYRQRVDERTAELARAVDSLREESAERALALEELREKDRLIIQQSRLAAMGEMISYIAHQWRQPLNNLGLLVQQLKVYNDMSNLHELDIGENVAKAMQVIQHMSRTIRDFSDFFKPEKSRTDFNVSEAIRKTVGLLEAGLASQNVTIHIRENGQMPYCNGYENEYAQVILVILQNAKDICAERRIKDPTITISIAAVNGRSAVTISDNAGGIPAAIIDHVFEPYFTTKGPAHGTGLGLFMAKTIIEKNMGGSLTVHNVEGGAEFRIEV
- a CDS encoding DMT family transporter, producing MKSYQAGTVFALLAALWNASVGILSKDIFQYDIPPVSVAFYKCLLALLVLSVLIVCDRNKLNQVAQLAKSLPQIIACSFCGIFVLYFFETKAYEFTTVSMVVFVLLGTSAVTSFAFSSYLLKEGKNLHQIAGLCIALMGLGIMYWSNLQQGHPQGIVLAGIAGGGYGLFLVLVKKFNFDATIALLWWLLAFGCLFLLGPFLASGPTLPALRMYPSLLVLALLPTIGGFYCTTKALTLLDASKVQVIELSEPLFASLLAFIFLREVLQVNEATGGILILFAIYISNRSFEYVIARENGIAPLRDDSNG
- a CDS encoding TerC family protein gives rise to the protein MSNQTLMWLAFNILVVIMLAIDLGLNRKSHEVSFRESLVWSGIWISLALLFNAGIYHYLGHTKGLEFLAGYLIEKSLSVDNLFVFIMIFSYFNVARLHQPKILKWGIIGALVMRAIFIFAGIELLETFHWMIYVFGGILVFTGIRMAFSGDGEQVDPEKNPLVKLVRRFVSVTKKGHGDRFFIKKCGVRAVTPLFLTLVMVESSDVIFALDSIPAVFAVTRDPFIVYTSNVFAIMGLRALYFLLSNMIGMFAHLKLGISFILAFVGVKMLLADTRFEIPIHFSLGVIFGVLTVSIISSIIAARLRKQP
- a CDS encoding cation:proton antiporter, producing MPYAALQDVEILFGLALITVVLFRYLKFPTIIGFLATGILAGPHSMAFIKDTHQVEQMAEIGVVLLLFTIGIELSLKELMRIKHLVLWGGGLQVLITILAVAAIGTAFGFSGPQSTFFGFLVALSSTAILMKLLIDAGQSDTPHGKMSMGILIFQDLCIVPLMLLTPSLAGNGQGLQGILIISAKAGAVVLTAHYSARFLVPWIFKQVVRTRSRELFILTIIVIGLGTAWLTALAGLSLAMGAFIAGLAISESEYSHQALSDIIPFREAFISLFFITVGMLLDPAIVVRYPLLILSLVVTILLVKTLITTGAAMALGVPMRIAVIAALSLAQIGEFSFVLSQAGVKFGLLTPELYQIFLAASIATMGLTPVCLKIAPHLANGLVALLPHRLTRGRGVLSNHVKPSILSDHVIIVGYGVNGKNLARVLKNLDIRHIIVETNPFTVKKEGRKGKMIIFGDASKQEVLEHARIETARAMVIAISDAAASRRVAALARQQNPTLHIIVRTRYILEVEPLYKLGVNEVIPEEFETSIEILSRVLRNYLVPHDEIERCVSDVRSDGYEMLRSISRRHSHAVGISGFLSGAEIASFRLKHGSILEGKPLREGTIRSLSGATVLVIKRDSEVVPNPDPVWELRKDDLLLLLGTPQQLAVARGLFEA
- a CDS encoding cation:proton antiporter produces the protein MHELELIMTITGGFTAALLFGYLTHRLGMSSIVGYLLAGIAVGAHTPGFVANRAMAEQFAEIGVILLMFGVGLQFHAKELLDVRRVAVPGAVCQSAVATLLSCLMAHWLGWSWSAGIVFGFAVSVASTVVLLRVLVDNNVLHTPTGHIAIGWLVVEDIFTVFLLVILPVLFGAGAAGAGNLPAAVAISLVKIALLVALTFFAGGRLIPWLLEKVAATHSKELFTLTVLVLALGIAVGSAKVFGVSMALGAFLAGMVVRQSDFSFRAATEALPMRDAFAVLFFVSVGMLFNPAHLVNEPVLVSATVVIILVGKPLAALAIVLALGYAPHVALSIAVALAQIGEFSFILATVGRELGVLGETAANTLVAASIISIGLNPLLYRLIAPLENRLKHTGFWQMLERRSKQGASPDQIKVGNMPVSQNRAVVVGYGPTGRMLVRLLGENGIEPVVVELNLATFRQLQAEGMASIYGDATLQETLQAAGVGSAAFLILTSAGMQGGDEVIRVSRSLNPRLRIIARSAYLRDIPALCQAGADAVFSGEGEIALNMTEHMLRRLGATDEQIDRERGRVRAELSGMSATGT
- a CDS encoding transposase, which produces MARKPRIHYPGACYHVILRGNARQDIFFEDGDRFRFYLLMQEGVERYQYRVHAFCLMSNHIHLLVQVSDVPLSRIMQNLSFRYTRWANWRQGKSGHLFQGRFKAVLVDADAYLAELVRYLHLNPVRVGIAVDPLAYPWSSHHAYCGKETIPWLCTDFVLHGFDKHSDTARKRFGGFVLDGLAGGHRPEFHGHGSADSRLLGDESFAERVLNDNDGIPPGRMGIRELVSSACRHYGVDEDALGERTHRASRLRAMIAWLALDTEGCTLTEVASLTGRDLSTLSSAVRKLRAKAITDSSLLEKRRAIMETRTHVLPRSPTFEV